TGCTTTTGACCTTTAAACTAGCTTTCGTTACCACTTCTATTTTGTTGGTTATAGGCGTACCTATAGCTTACTTTCTGGCCTATACCAAATCTAAACTAAAACCTATATTTGAAACAGTTGTCAGTATGCCGCTGGTTTTACCTCCTACCGTTTTGGGGTTTTATCTGCTGCTTTTTTTTAGTCCGGAGAGTATTTTAGGGAGATTTTTAGAAGATAGTGTCGGTTTTAAAGCGGTTTTTACCTTTGAAGGATTGGTATTGGGTTCGATCATATTTTCGCTTCCTTTTTTGGTTCAACCAATCCAGTCCGGTTTTGAGACTATTCCAAAATCTTTGATAGAGGCCTCTTATACATTAGGAAAAGGGGAGTTAGAGACCTTTTTTAAAGTTTTACTTCCCAATATAAAACCCTCTTTAATAACGGGAGTAGTACTCTCTTTTGCTCATACGATAGGAGAGTTTGGAGTAGTTTTGATGATTGGAGGCAATATCCCGGGAGAAACAAAGGTAGCCTCCATAGCTATTTATGATGAAGTAGAAGCGCTTAACTACGATATAGCCAACAGATATGCGCTTGTTTTATTGTCGGTATCTTTTTTAATTTTATTGATTGTCTATACTCTCAATAAAAAAGTACGCGTATGATCAAGATAGATATAAAGAAAAGATTGACTAAAGATCTTTTGCTTAAAATAAATAGAGTTATTCAAAAAGGAGACTTTTTAGCCCTTTTTGGCGAGTCTGGGGCCGGAAAAACCACGCTACTTAGGATACTTAGCGGACTTGAGAGGCCTGATGAAGGAAAAATAGTAGTAGAAGGGGAGGTGTGGTTTGATAGCCAAACCGGTTTTAATATGCCGGTTCAGAAAAGAAGAATAGGTTTTGTGTTTCAAGACTATACGCTTTTTCCCAATATGAGCGTATATAAGAATCTTCTTTTTGCTAAAAATGATAGACAAAAGGCAGATTTTTTACTAAAACTTATAGAACTTGATAGATTAAAAGATAGATATCCACATCAACTCTCGGGAGGACAAAAGCAAAGAGTGGCTTTGATCAGGGCTTTGATGCGAGAACCTAAAATACTGCTTTTGGACGAGCCTTTATCTGCTCTAGATGTAAAAATGAGATCTAAATTGCAAGAGGAATTGGCTCAGATACACAAAAGACTCGGAGTAACTACTATTTTAGTTTCGCACGAAATTTCAGAGATTTTTAAACTCTGCAACAAAGTTTTCGTACTAGAAAAAGGAGAAATCAAAAAAGAGGCTTCGCCCTTTGAGATATTTGTAGAGGCAAAAGTGGCTTCATCTTTTAAGTTTGATGCGACTATACTTGATATTAAAGAGGAGGATTTTCTTTGCGTTTTAACGTTGAGTTTTGGCTCAAATATAATAAAAAGCGTAGTATCGAAAGAGGAGGGGAGAGAGTTTAAAATAGGGGATAAAGTGCTGGTAAGCTCAAAAGCTTTCAACCCTATAATCCAAAAGATAGAAATCTAAAATCAAGGGAGTATAACTTCATAATTTTTAGAGTATCCGTGAACGATATCGTAAGCTCTGATATATACCTTACTTATGTTTGGCAACTCTATACCGTAAAGGGCTCTAGTAAAAGGCTGTTCGTTTATATGGGGATGGTATAATATCCTTATAGCTAAAATATCTCCTTTTTCGCTCAATACTTCCCACCTTGTTACGTAATGCTCGCTAGAAGTGTCGTTATGTTTTACCGTAACAAAAAAGGAGTAGCTGTTATCTACCGCTCTTTTACAATCAACCTTTAAAATTTTTGGCTCGTTTGCATACATTACGAAAAGAAAAGATAAAAATAGCGAAAGTTTCTTCATAAAAAACCCTTTTTTGTTTTATAATACCATATCGTTTAGGCTATTTAAACACTTTTCGCTAGTCGCGGTAGTAAGAAGGAGGGTTTATGAAAGGGTTCTATCTATATCTAGGAGTATTGGCGGCGGTATTTTTAATATTTCAGTTTATTCCCTCTTATAAAAAAGTTAATCCTCCCGTAGATAAAAGCAAAGAGATTAAAGTTCCGGCTAAAGTTATGGAGATCTTTAAAAGAAGCTGCTATGATTGCCATTCAAATGAGACGCACTGGCCTTGGTATGCAGATGTGGCGCCTATGAAATGGGTTGTTAGAAGAGATGTGGTTCAAGGAAGGAAAGCTTTGAATTTTAGCATTTGGCAAGATTATGACGAAGAAAAGAGAGAAAAACTCAAAAAATCTATCTATAGAAGTGTAAATTTAGCAATGCCTTTGCCTCAATATCTATGGCTTCATCCAGATGCGAAACTTTCACAAGAGGATAAAAAGATTGTAAGAGATTGGGCAAGTGATGGAAAGGGATATATAAAAATCGATATTAGATAATCTTTTTTGAAAATCTAAGTAACATTATACCGTCAAAAAATATGTTAATACTAAGTATAATAGCTAATAACCATTTTGTTGTAAATTCCCAACCCAACAAAATTGAAAAAGCCATAAGAATTGAAAATAGACCGCTATAAGAAAGATATTTCCAACTAGATAGTGGTCTTAGAGCCATTGAAATAGCCGATTTGATAAATCCATCTAAAAAAAGATAAAAAAGAATTATTATAAGTATAAAGAGGTCGTTTTTTAGCGGCATAAATAAAAAAGCACTACCGGATATCAGTAAGATAAAAGGTTGTAAAATCGTTAATGTTATTTTTTTGAAAATAGCGTATGAAAAATATACAGAAACTAAACCGGCACTAAAGAGTAAAACTCCTCCAAAAAGTACTATAGGAATTTTTGGTAATAAAATATTAACTATAATTCCCACTGCTCCAATAACAGCAAAAGATGTGCCTGTATAGTTGGTATATTTTTTTATATTTTCTATGTAACTCTCATCAAACATTCTAAACTTCATACTATTTCCATATTCCAGGTATATGTGTTCCACATTTTGGACAGTCACCTTTTTCGTTTAGATTATTTTTGACTATTTCTCCTATGTAGCCAAATCTATCTATAACCTTAAATCCGCAGCTTGGACAGTATGTGGACTCTAAGTCCGTATCGGGATAGTTGCCTATATAGATAAAGTTTAGTCCCTCTTCTTTCCCTATCTGATAAGCTCTTTTTAGAGTCTCTATAGGCGTTGCTGGACGATCGAGCATTTTGAAGTCCGGATGGAATCTTGAGATATGCCAAGGTATGTTTGGATCGATATCGGCTATAAATTTCGTAATATCTCTAAGTTCTTCGTCGCTATCGTTGATACCGGGTATGATAAGAGTGGTGGTCTCTATCCATATCCCTTTTGAGTGTGCGTACTTTACGGTCTCAAGAACCGGTTTGAGTCTCGCACCGCTTATTTTTCGATAACTTTCATCTTTGAAAAACTTAATATCTATATTCATTGCATCAAGAAATGGACAAAGTTCATCAATCGCTTTTCTTGTTTCAAAACCGCTCGTTACATATACGTTTTTTAATCCTTTTTCATGAGCTAGTTTTGCCGTATCGTAAGTATATTCGAAAAAAACCACCGGCTCGTTGTACGTATAAGCTATAGATTTACATTTCGCTTCTAATGCTAAAGAGACTATTTTTTTAGGCGGCATATCGTATCCAAAAACTTCGTAATTATGGGTTTGTGGATGTTGACTAATCTCCCAGTTTTGACAAAATTGACAACTAAAATTACACCCTACCGTACCTATAGACATTACCTTGCTATTAGGCAAAAAATGAAAAAGGGGCTTTTTCTCTATAGGATCTATATTGGCCGCTGCGGCAAGAGCGTATACGGTAAGTTTTAATTTGCCATCTTCGTTAACCCTAACTCCGCACTTTCCAAACTCGTTAGGCGCAAGCTTACAAGCGTGCGCACAGG
This Nitrosophilus labii DNA region includes the following protein-coding sequences:
- a CDS encoding heme-binding domain-containing protein; the encoded protein is MKGFYLYLGVLAAVFLIFQFIPSYKKVNPPVDKSKEIKVPAKVMEIFKRSCYDCHSNETHWPWYADVAPMKWVVRRDVVQGRKALNFSIWQDYDEEKREKLKKSIYRSVNLAMPLPQYLWLHPDAKLSQEDKKIVRDWASDGKGYIKIDIR
- the amrS gene encoding AmmeMemoRadiSam system radical SAM enzyme is translated as MVTDAWLSKELEDKRVLCLACAHACKLAPNEFGKCGVRVNEDGKLKLTVYALAAAANIDPIEKKPLFHFLPNSKVMSIGTVGCNFSCQFCQNWEISQHPQTHNYEVFGYDMPPKKIVSLALEAKCKSIAYTYNEPVVFFEYTYDTAKLAHEKGLKNVYVTSGFETRKAIDELCPFLDAMNIDIKFFKDESYRKISGARLKPVLETVKYAHSKGIWIETTTLIIPGINDSDEELRDITKFIADIDPNIPWHISRFHPDFKMLDRPATPIETLKRAYQIGKEEGLNFIYIGNYPDTDLESTYCPSCGFKVIDRFGYIGEIVKNNLNEKGDCPKCGTHIPGIWK
- a CDS encoding sulfate/molybdate ABC transporter ATP-binding protein — encoded protein: MIKIDIKKRLTKDLLLKINRVIQKGDFLALFGESGAGKTTLLRILSGLERPDEGKIVVEGEVWFDSQTGFNMPVQKRRIGFVFQDYTLFPNMSVYKNLLFAKNDRQKADFLLKLIELDRLKDRYPHQLSGGQKQRVALIRALMREPKILLLDEPLSALDVKMRSKLQEELAQIHKRLGVTTILVSHEISEIFKLCNKVFVLEKGEIKKEASPFEIFVEAKVASSFKFDATILDIKEEDFLCVLTLSFGSNIIKSVVSKEEGREFKIGDKVLVSSKAFNPIIQKIEI
- the modB gene encoding molybdate ABC transporter permease subunit; the protein is MENDFLETLLLTFKLAFVTTSILLVIGVPIAYFLAYTKSKLKPIFETVVSMPLVLPPTVLGFYLLLFFSPESILGRFLEDSVGFKAVFTFEGLVLGSIIFSLPFLVQPIQSGFETIPKSLIEASYTLGKGELETFFKVLLPNIKPSLITGVVLSFAHTIGEFGVVLMIGGNIPGETKVASIAIYDEVEALNYDIANRYALVLLSVSFLILLIVYTLNKKVRV